From Lolium perenne isolate Kyuss_39 chromosome 5, Kyuss_2.0, whole genome shotgun sequence, a single genomic window includes:
- the LOC127300233 gene encoding uncharacterized protein, whose product MEKQQSPEELLLQAAFDGNIRLFRKMARRLDSGQGAAAAVAPAADRGSGNRALHLAAMEGKMDVCRYLVEELRLDVNQSNDRGETPLFLSAYFGRAEAARYLLAHGADPKLGGNTGSPLHAAAVKGQNEIVELLLSRGIDVDLPSPLGNPLHVAATHGQDATMKILLEHQADPNKVFNLDDTPLNMAIRPIPTASSKVKCVKLLIKAGADVNFIDSDGASYVMLAAHCSLAETVKCLLEAGANPNIPDGFGITPIEVAAFQGSRETVEMLFPVTSPIPTMPNWSVDGIISHVKTYGLKQDKHLCQKKRAELKLKAAEAFKREEYMIAGELYTTALNLDPCSDDNATLLANRSLCMLRMGSGNMALKDASVCRMLRPNWPKAYYRQGAAFMCLKDYEKACDAFADGLKLNPNDVEIEKALREAFEAMKVSR is encoded by the exons ATGGAGAAGCAGCAGTCGCCGGAGGAGCTGCTCCTCCAGGCCGCCTTCGACGGCAACATCCGCCTCTTCAGAA AGATGGCGCGGAGGCTGGACTCGGGGCAAGGCGCGGCGGCCGCCGTGGCGCCGGCGGCTGACCGCGGCAGCGGAAACCGCGCGCTGCACCTGGCCGCCATGGAGGGGAAGATGGACGTCTGCAGGTACCTCGTGGAGGAACTCCGCCTTGACGTCAACCAATCCAACGACAGAG GTGAAACTCCACTGTTCCTTTCTGCATATTTTGGGAGAGCTGAGGCTGCAAGATATCTTCTTGCTCATGGTGCTGATCCAAAGTTAGGTGGTAACACTGGCTCGCCTCTCCACGCTGCTGCAGTGAAAG GACAAAACGAAATAGTAGAATTGCTGCTTTCAAGAGGAATTGACGTGGATCTACCTTCCCCCCTTGGGAACCCATTGCATGTGGCTGCTACCCATGGTCAAGATGCTACGATGAAGATTTTGTTGGAGCACCAAGCAGAT CCAAATAAGGTATTCAACCTTGATGACACCCCTTTGAATATGGCTATAAGGCCCATACCAACTGCATCATCAAAAGTCAAATGTGTGAAGCTACTTATTAAG GCTGGcgctgatgtgaatttcattgacTCGGATGGTGCTAGTTACGTGATGTTAGCAGCACATTGCAGCTTAGCTGAGACGGTGAAATGTTTACTAGAAGCTGGTGCTAACCCGAATATTCCAGATGGA TTTGGTATAACTCCAATTGAAGTTGCGGCTTTTCAAGGCAGTAGAGAAACTGTTGAAATGTTATTTCCTGTAACTTCTCCCATTCCAACGATGCCCAATTGGAGTGTTGATGGAATCATTTCTCATGTGAAAACTTACGGTTTGAAGCAG GACAAGCATCTGTGTCAGAAGAAAAGAGCTGAACTGAAATTAAAAGCTGCTGAGGCATTTAAGAGAGAGGAATATATGATAGCGGGAGAGCTATATACTACT GCACTGAATCTTGACCCTTGTTCAGATGATAATGCAACCCTGCTAGCCAATAGGAGTCTCTGCATGTTGCGCATGGGAAGTGGAAATATGGCTCTCAAGGATGCTAGTGTGTGCAGAATGTTGCGACCCAATTGGCCAAAAGCCTACTACCGACAAGGCGCTGCTTTTATGTGTCTGAAG GACTATGAAAAAGCATGTGACGCTTTCGCAGATGGCCTAAAGCTGAACCCTAACGATGTTGAAATTGAGAAGGCTTTAAG GGAAGCCTTTGAGGCGATGAAGGTTTCTCGTTGA